A window of Clostridia bacterium genomic DNA:
CATTCCGCGGCTTTAGTGCGAGGATACGTTCAACTGTAGAATCTACCCATTCACGCATCTCCTCCATGGACAAGGGAAGTCCGGTGTAGCTGCTGTTCCAGCTAGATATATTGAAGCCTTCATCCTTTTGATGTTCGCTTGTATCATATGCCTCGTCAAACACCTTTTCCCATTCTGAAACCTGTACATAAGGCAGTTCCTCGCCAGTTAAGCCTTCAACCTCTTCCTGCACGTGCAAAGCAGGATTCACATATGCTACCAGTTGTTTTTGCCCCGGTATATATTCGTTATCCCTCGCCAGAACTACTGCTTTCTGGACAGTAGGGTACTGTTCGAGAACAGCTTCAATCTCAGGCAATTCTATCCTAAATCCGCGCACCTTTACTTGAAAATCAATTCTACCGAGAAATTCAATATTGCCATCTGGCATATAACGTGCCAAATCTCCGGTTCTATAGAGCCGCGTCCCTTGTTCAGTACTGAAAAGATTCGGAATGAATCTCTCATCTGTCAGCTCCTGACGTCTGTAATAGCCACGAGCCAGCTGAACACCACCGATATGCAACTCACCAGGCACTCCGACAGGTACAGGGTTTAAATACTTATCAAGCAGATATATCTGTGTGTTCGCTACCGGGCGGCCGATTGGAACTGTCCTCAGACCGTCTTTCTGGCTGCAGGCCCAGAAAGTAACATCAATCGCCGCTTCTGTCGGGCCATAGAGATTGTGCAGTTCTGCGTGAAGCCGTTCAAAAAAGTATTCCTGAAGGGAAAGTGATAATGCCTCTCCACTGCAGATAACCCTCTTTAATGAATTACAGCCTTCAATTTCCTTTTCTTCTAGAAATACCTGCAGCATGGAAGGCACAAAATGAACAGTAGTAATATTTTCACTTTTAATAAGCCTGGCTAGATAAGCCGGATCCTTATGGCCTTCCGGCTTGGCTAAAACCATACAGGCACCTGTAGCCAACGGCCAGAAAAACTCCCATACCGATACATCAAAACTAAATGGAGTCTTCTGTAAAATCCGGTCACTCGTATCAAGCTGATATTGCTGCTGCATCCACAAAAGCCGGTTTACAATACCCCTGTGCGTGTTCATGGCACCTTTGGGCTTGCCTGTGGAACCTGAAGTGTAAATCACATATGCAAGATTATTACTTACAGCCCCGCTAGCTGTACCTACTCTGCTCTCCTTACTGATAATATCCCAGTCAGAGTCCAGACATACAACTTTGGCTCCATGCTCAGGCAGATCAGCGTACAGATGCTTTTGGGTCAAAAGCAGCGGTACTTGTGCATCAGCCATCATAAAAGCTAAACGCTCCCTCGGATATGCAGGGTCTAAAGGAACGTAGGCACCACCTGCTTTAAGAATGCCCAGCAGCCCTATCACCATCTCTATGGACCGTTCCACAGAGATACCGACAAGAACTTCCGGCCCTACACCCATCCTGCGGAGATAATTTGCAAGCTGATTGGCCCGCTGGTCAAGCTCCTTATAAGTCAATTTCGTATTCTCAAAAATTACTGCCGGAAAGTCAGGTGTAAAAGCAGCCTGTGATTCAACCAGTTCGTGCAGGCAAAGATTCTGTTGAGGGTAATTTATAGCAGTATCATTCCAATCAAATAACAGCTTCTCTTTCTCTTTCTCAGATAAGATAGGAAGACCGGAAATCCTTTGTTCTGGGTTTGACACAATACCGGCAAGTAGTATTTCATAGCTTTCCAGCATCCGCATTATGGTAGATTCACTAAATATGTCTGAATTATATTCCACTTCACCATCCAGCATATCGTCTTTTTCTACTAGCTGTATCCATAAATCAAACTTAGATGTATCATTTCGGATTTCTTCACCACCTTCATAAGCAATATCAAATTCATTTGTCGGTATCTGGAACTTTTGAAAGTTCTGCAGGACAAAACACACCTGAAAAAGTGGATTCTGACTCATATTACGCTCAGGCTGCAAGTCTTCCACCAATAACTCAAATGGCACATCCTGATGCATATAAGCCCCATTTGCAACTTCACGTACCCGTCCCAATAGCTCCAGAAAGCTTGGATCACCCGACAGGTTCGTTTTATACACAAGTGTGTTGGCGAAAAAGCCGATCAAATTCTCAATTTCTGTCCTATTCCTGTTTGCTATGGGTGATCCCACTAATACCTCTTCTTGTCCGCTGTACCGATGCAGCAGAATATTTAGTGCACCAAGCATAACCATATACAAAGTAGCATTTTGTTGCTCACTTAGTGATTTAAGCGATTTTGTAAGAGAAGTCGGCAGTCTGAACTTGAAATTGCCTCCCTTGAAAGTCTGTACAGGCGGTCGTGTATGATCCAAAGGTAGTTCAAATGCATTTTTTTCTCCTCCAAGCTTCTCCCGCCAGTAATCCAGCTGTGATTCAAGCACTTCGCCTTGCAGCCACTGCCGCTGCCATATTGAGAAATCAGCATACTGAATGGGAAGTTCGGGAAGAGGAGACTGCTCCCCTTTGGAAAAGGCTATATAGTGAGTGACTAACTCTTTAAAGAAAACACTCAATATGGACCAGCCATCAATTACTATATGATGTACATTTACTAGCAATATGTATTTCTGATTCCCCATATTAAACAAAGTAACACGCAAAAGAGGGCCTTGAGACAAACTAAATATATATTTTGCTTCCTCTTTGGCCAGTTGTCCAAATTCAGCCTCCCGCTCAGATTCGGGATATACAGTCATATCAATAACAGGAAGCTTCAATATCAACTCCGGCGAAATTACCTGGAAGGGCTGCCCGTTATCACTCTCGAAAGTAGTCCTCAGAACCTCGTGCCGACGGACTATTTCATTGATGCTCTGTTCAAATATTTCCTCCCGTATGTTGCCCGATAAATGCAGCGCCATAACCACGTTATAGGCAGGGCTGTTTGGAACCAGCTGATCCAGGAACCATAGTCTTTGTTGTGCAAAGGAAAGCGGTATCCGTTCCTCCTGTTTACGTTTTGGTATAGCTGCAGCATTGACCTTAACTTTTGAATGTTTCAGCTTTTCCAGAATCGCTAGTTTTTCCGGCGAAAGCATGGATTTACGTTCTGAAAAAATATTATTATCCGACATATTTACTCCCCTTTTACTAAAATATTAATTTGACACCATGTGTCAGTTGGATTTTATGACTAGACCTTGACACAATAATCATATTGTAAGCTGCATTGCTGCATCCTCCGGAAGCTCTTCAAGCTTTTCTATGATCTCACGTTCAAGTAATTCTGCCATACCTGCAACTGTTGAAGCCGTAAAGAGCTCTTTCAAGCTTAGTTCAAAGGGATAGCTCTCCCTTAACCTGGAGATCACCCTGGTAGCCATAATAGAGTCTCCGCCCAACTCCTGAAAATTATCATAGATTCCGACCTTTTCAATGCCAAGCACCTCCTTCCAGATTTCCACAATAGTATTTTCAAAATCATTACGCACTCCATCATTATTTTCACCGGTATGAGCTACGACCTGGTCTTGCAATGTTTCTGCCGGTGAAAGGTCTTTTATCTTATATGGTGCCGCTATGTCATCTGCCTCTTTGCCCGTTTGAGCTACCCAATACCTCTTTGGGCTAAAAGGATAGGTAGGAAGCGGTATTTTGGAAAACCGCTCATTTGAAAACAGCTTTTCAAACTCTAGTGAATATCCCTGTGTATACAGGCTTGCAATAGTAGACAGGTATTCCAGATATTCGTCAGCAGAATCCGTATTCAGGCAGTTTTGAATGCATTCATTTCCAAACCTTTTCATGAACGCCTGCTCTTTATTAGCGCTTTCCACAGGTTCTGATAAATAAACCTGTGAAGGCTTATCTCTTCTCAACCATTTCTTTAGGAGCATACCCAGCTCATCCCAGCTCCTGGCCACACATGCCAGCCTGTAAGCAAAGTGTTTTCTTCCCAGAAGAAGAGTATAGCTCACATTCCCACAGTCTATCCTGGTTTCCTTCTCACAATACTCAATCAGCTGTCCGGCCTGTCTCTGAAGCTGCTCAAGAGAACGTGCGGATAAAACTATCAGATAACCGGGTTTTTCTGAATGCTTAGACTCTATAGCCGGAGCTTCTTCAATAACCATATGTGCATTGGTCCCACTGAAGCCAAAAGAACTGACAGCTGCACATCGTTTGGTAGCAGGCATTACCTCCCAATCCTTGAGATGTGTATTAATATAGAATGGGCTGCCCTCAAATCGGATATTAGAATTAACCGATTCAAAGTGAAGTGATGCAGGAATCTGTCTATGCTTTAGTGACAACAGGATTTTTATCACTCCGGCAACTCCTGCAGCAGTAGCAGTATGACCCAGATTAGTCTTGATTGATCCTATCGCACAGTATTCCTTTTTGTCTGTATCTTTCCGGAAAGCTCTGGCCAATGCTCCAAACTCGATTGGATCACCCAGTTTTGTGCCTGTACCATGAGCTTCAACCATCTGGATATCTCCGGCACTAATATTAAAGGCATCATATACATAGCGTTCCAAGCTTTCCTGAGAATTGGCACTAGGTGCCGTAATTCCATTAGTAGTCCCATCCTGGTTAATTCCCGAACCCCGGATAACTCCGTAAATATGGTCACCATCCTCAATGGCATCCTTAAGCCGTTTCAGAACAACTACTCCGACACCCTCGCCAGGGACAAAGCCGTCTGCCTTCTGATCAAACGTACGGCATCTCCCCGAGGGTGACATCATTTCTGCCCGGTTTCCTGCTATATAGTATTCGGGTGTACACTGTATGAATACCCCGCCGCCTAGTGCCATTTCCGTTTCGCCTGTCCAAAGCCCCTGACAGGCCAGATGAATTGCAACCAAAGAACTTGAGCACGCAGTATTGACTGATATTGCAGGTCCTCGAAGGTTTAGGTAGTAGGCTATGCGGGCAGGAATAACGGAGCTGTTGTTGCCCCACATTGCTTGCGCCGGGGCATCATTGCCAAACAGCCTGTTATAGTCTCCATCTCCGCACCCAACATAAACTCCGCATATACATCCCTCGACACCTGCTCCTGCATATCCGGCGTCCTCCAATGCCTTCCATGACTCCTCAAGAAAAAGCCTCTGCTGTGGATCCATATAGGTAGCTTCTAGTCCGGAAATATTAAAAAAGGAAGAATCAAACTTTTCAATACTCTCTAAAAAACTACCGTATTTGCAGAATTTTTCATTATCCGTGTGATATTGTGAAAGGTTCCATCTTGTAACCTCTTCAACCAGGTCGACGCCATTTGCAAGATTCTCCCACAAGTCATTTACCGTCTTTGATCCTGCAAACCGTCCACTCATACCAATAATAGCAATTGGCTCTTTTGAACCCGCACCTTCTGTACACTCCTGTTTCTTTCCGGTTTCATCCCCTTCCAAAAGTTCCTTTCTTCTAAGAATTCTCTTGGTTTTTGGGTAAACGATATCACTCTCTTGCACATCTGAGCTGGAACTGTTGTCTAAATCCATACATTTCGCATTCTTTTCCAGCCCTTTGACAAGTATATCTTTATATTGCGAAAGAATATGTGCTGTCAGTTGGTTTACAGAGCTGTAACTAAAAAGGCTTGTAGTTTCCAGGTCGATCATCAGCGCCTGGTTAATAAGCTGAACCAACTGAACTCCGGTAATGGAATCCAAACCATAGTCAGCGAAGGATTCATCAAAGTCTATGGCCTTGGCATTTACTTTTAATGCTTCCGATAATTTTTCTATAATTAATTCTTTAACATGATCCTGGACAATTTTCTCAGTTATGCCGGCATCCCCTTGTTTTTTTACTCTTTTCTCTGCTGACTGCTGCTGTATCTTCCTGAAGCACTCTTCCGATGCCTTCTCTTCACCAGATCCCAACCAGTCCGTTTCCTGCTTACTTGTCTTATAAGCCGGTTGCACATGGGGTTTTGATTGCTGTCTTTTGCGGATTATCCCGTTGCTTTGGGCGACAATAATCTGCTGTCCCAGCTTATGCGCCTCACTTGCCGGAAAAATAACCGGACTCAATCCTTCACTCTCCAGTACCGCTTTCCACGCATCAGGAAATAATCCGGGACAGCCCGGGATACGCAATGAAGTATCTTCATATAGCCACCAACCCTCCAGCAGTCCAAATGTCAGGTGGGTACACAAGTTGTTACTGCTTATTTCGTTTAGCAAAAGCAGCCCGTTTTTACATAAAGTTTCCTTAACATTGCGTAAAGTTTTGCGGATATTTTTTGTTGCATGCAACACATTGGTGGCAATTACAATGTCATACATTCCTGCTCCGATATCCTGTACCATTATCGGTACCTCTGCGTCAAATATCTTATAAACCAAATATGGTACCTTAGGACCATACTCCCTTTCTGCATGCATTAAAAATGCTTTGGATAAGTCTGAATAGCAATATTCATGTACATGATCCCGGTATGGCTCAAGCCTTTTGAAAACCATAGCACTGGTTCCCCCTGTACCTGCACCGATTTCAAGTATGCGGATCCGTACAGACGGCTCCTGCTTTATCCGTTCCTGGATATAGTAAACTAGGGTGTCGGCAAGCACTTTGTTAAAATAATCTGCAATCGAATTGTTTTTATAAATTCCTTCAACCAATTCCATAGATGAGCAGGGAAACATTATCTCTGTAGCGGCTGTTTTTCCTGTAAGTATTTCCGGCAAAACCCTCAGTGTTTCATTTACCAGGACTACATAGGCCTTAATATCCGGATTATTGACCCAAAGGCTCTTTTTTCGCTCCCATTCTTTCCATAAATCATTTATGTCTTCCAGGTCTGTATCAACAACGGAATACTCCTTTCCATCATAAGCAAGATAATTATTTCTCAGCAAAACCGCTGTACTTTCTTCAAGCCACCTGCTATAAAAGCCTTTCAACCCTGTTTTCACTTTATAGTCCGGTAATGATTGAGATTTCATAGTAAAAATGCCGATAGACTGAAGCTGTCTTAATAACAAACGACAAAGAAGATCATCAATCTCCTCTACCAGCCTGATTTGCTCAGAGTTCTGCTTTATAATATGCTGCGGGTGCTCCGGCACTGTAATGCAGGACGGAAGCTCCTGGTCTGAATCCGGACAAAGCTGTTTTGACAGCAGCTCCTTGTACTCTGATATCAATCGTTTTGCCAGTCCATGAAGGCTGTCGCATTCAAAAACCATTCCAGGCATCAAATCAAACTTGAATTTCAGATTGAGTATGTTTACGAATTCTGTGAGAGTCGCCGGTTTAAAGCCATATTCATTTAATCCGGTTGAGGCGTCAATAGCTTGAACATTGACTCCTAATACCTCAGCCGCCGCATTAATGATAACTTCCTCCAATTTGGCAATAAGTCTGTCAGTATTGTTTCCGATTGTAGAGCAGGCTGCACTATCCGATTTCGAGATATCCGAGCTATGAGCCTGGTTTTCAAGCATAACGGAAGGAATTTTTTCAGGTATGAAGGAAACCAGTTCTTCAGTACTTACTTCTTCCATAACCAGGGGTTTAGTTGTTTTTATCAGAGAAATCTGATTTATAGGCCCATCCAGCAAAAACTCCAATGCTTCCATAGCTTCAGGAGGCTCGATTGAACCTATACCTGCCTGTGCCATTCTCTGCTGATAATCGATGGAAGCAACACTCCCTGTACTACCCCAGTAACCCCAGTTCATTACTTTAACTGCACATTTCCATTCTGTAGCGAGTTGATGGGCAAAAGTATCAGCAAATGTACAGCCTGAAGCATAATTGCTTTGTCCTGCAGCTTTTGAGAAAGACTGCAGAGAGGAAAAAAACATAACAAAATCCAGTGATTCCCGTTGAAAAACCTGTGCCATACAGATGCTCACGTTGGCTTTAGCCGAAAATACGTTTTCAAACTGTTCTTCTTCCATATTTGCCAGGCTTTGATCCGATAACACCAGCGCAGAGTGAATGACTCCATTTATCTTGGTATATTTTTTCTTGATCTCTAAATAAGCCTGCTCAAGAGAATCGCGGTTTGCTGCATCTGCTGAAATATAGACAGGTGCAATTCCCTGGGTAGCAAGTCTGTCTATTTTTGATTGGATCACTTCATCCTTTTCCCGCCTGCCTATCCAAACTATACGGACTTTGTAGGTTCTGACCATATATTCACTCCAGGCTTCACCAATACCACCCGCTCCTCCTATTACGACATATACGCCTCCGGCCTTGTACGACTTCCCGGCACAAGACTGGGGGTCTACAGGTATTAATTTCTGTCCGTACCATTCAAATCTTCTATAAGCTGCAAAATTCCCTCTTGAATTTGCAGACAATGAAAAAATATCAGCGGCAGGCCATTCGCAACCGGATTCCAGATCAACAGCCCGTATCTTCCAGCCTGGATACTCTTTTGCCAAAGAGCCAATCAGCCCGTGGAGGCTTGCGTGGGCAGGATTTACTATGTCATTTCCCGTAACAGGCTGGGCTTGAGCAGTAATTATACTCCAACCCAGATCCTTTTTACCATAGCCTGAGCGCAGCAAGGCTTTTATTAGCCTGAATGCCCGGATAACCTCACTTCCCTGTTCTATGGCGACTGCATTTCCTGCCTGAGAAGCAAAACTGCTGTCTCGAGCAATCCAGATTATATGATCTACAGGTCCGAGACTCTCTAATTTTTCCTCAATTTCCCCAATAGTATCTTCTGATTGAATCTCCATTGACATTACTTCAGGGTAGTACCCCTGTATGCACTCTTTGTTCTCTTCATTCCCTCCAACAATGACGATTTTTGAACCCGGTTTTGGGAAATCTCCTTTTTTCTCTATCTGAATAACATCCCATACCGGAGTCAGGATATTAACCTCCGTATGCAGTTCTCCGGAGGTTTCACTCTGATATGGGTTTGTCACGCCATCTTCCTGAACTTTTTTTTCAAATACCCTTGATGAGAATCCCTTCATTCTAATGCACAAATATCCCATATCGTTATATACATCAATATCAAGTTTTTCTACCTTTCCCCCTGCCACGCTTCCTTCACTGTACTGTACATGAGCCCACATAGTGGAAGTGCATTTATCAAAGGTTTCAAGTTCTTGCAGGGCAAATGGCAGTACAGGCCTTGCGGGTGTGACATCTCCAGGGTTTATCAAGCCGTCTGGCCGGATCTTTAAGCCTATGCATGACTGTAATGCAGCATCCATCAAGCCGGGGTGCAGCACAAACCGGTCTGCTGTATCAGAAATACACGAGGGCAGTAATATTTCCGCGATTACTTGCCCATCTCCTACAAATATCTTTTCAAGTCCCTGATGGCTTGACCCGTATTCAATTCCCATTGCACCAAATGCTTTATAGCACTGTTCCCGTAAAATCACGCCCTTGCTGCACATAGCTTTAACTGTTTGAATATCCAAAACCGGAACTTCAGCGTCCCGTTTCATTTGTACGCTTCCTTTGCTGTGGATCACGCGGCCACTTCCGGCCTCTCTGGGTTTGCTATAGATTTCATAATTAACTTTTTTACCATTCTCAGCGTTAAGTGCTATATGTATTTGAACAGGCTCTTCATTCAAAGAAACCGGCCTCAGCCATACTACATCTTTAATGCGGACTCCCGTCCAGTCTTCTTCACAAACTTCAGCCGACTGCTCCACTGCTGCCCTGGCCATCTCAAGGTATGCTACCCCAGGCAGGACACTCTGTCCCAGCACTATGTGATCCCGCATGAAAAACTCCTGGCCTGTAAAGGTCGAGGTAAACCGCTGTTCATATAAATTTGAAGTGTTTTTATGCAGCAAAGGGTGAATCATATACTGGGCGGCCGGATCTCCGTATGACCTACAGACATCGCTGCCATCGGCCTTCTGCACCCAATAACTTTCTTTTGCAAACGGATAAAGAGGTAGACTGATCCTGAGCGGCTTATGATCCTTGTAAAGAATGTTCCAATCAACTTCCAAGCCCTTGACCCAAAGACTTAAAAGTTTTTCATATTTCCCTTTCGTTATCCATACCTCCACTGTCCTGGCCATATCTTCATCTGCAGCGAAGAGAGCTACAGTGTCTTTATTGGTTTTAACCTGTCCTCTGTACAATTCTGTAATACTTTCATTGCCTTCCAAAAACTGTACAAGCTTATCCTCAAGGTCTTTGAAGGAATTCACAGTAGCAGCCAACCGCTCTTCCATGGCTTCCCTACCTACCTGCAGGGTGTATGCAACATCCGCAAGATTGCTGTCAGATAATTTTTGCTCCCTTATTGCGGTCAATATTCTCTGAACCTTTGCTCTAAGACCTTCCTCATTCTTTGCCGACAACACTATTACAGCGGGCTTCTCAGGTGAAACAGCAATTTCACGCCCCTCCTGCCGGGATGAAATGTATTCCTGTATTACTATATGGGTGTTGGCTCCACCTGCCCCAAAGGAGGAAATACCGGCAATCCTCGGATACTCCCGCGACTCACCATTGATTTCAACTACCGGCCGTTTCCATTCTGTCAGCTCCTGTTGGACTAAAAAGGGAGTACTGCTAAAATCAATATTGGGATTAAGCACCTTTGAATGAAGTGATGGTACCAATTGGCGGTACTTAAGCTGAAGCAGGACTTTTGTGACTGCAGCAATACCTGCAGCACTTTCACAATGACCTATGTTGGATTTTACAGAACCAATGGCACAATAATTCTTATCACGTGAATATTCTTGAAAAGCTTTAGTCAGGCCGGAAACTTCTATAGGGTCCCCTAATGATGTTCCCGTCCCATGAGCTTCAATATAGCTGATTGTGCGGGGATTCACCCTTGCTATCCGCAGCGCTTCGGAAACCAATTTATACTGGGCATTTGGATTGGGTACCGTATAGCCATTGGTTTTTCCTCCGGAATTTACCATACTGCCTTTGATTACTCCATAAATATGGTCACCATCAGCGACAGCTTTTTCTAAAGGTTTTAGTACAATTGCTCCAACCCCTTCTCCATCGACAAACCCGTCCGCATTATCACCAAATGCTTTACATTGTCCATCGGAGGACAGCATTGTTGCTTCCGATAACCTCAAATAATGGACGGGGTCCATAATAAGGTTTACTCCCCCCGCAACAGCACATTCACTCGTTCCGTTGTACAAACTTTCCAATGCAAGATGGATCGCTGTCAAAGATGAGGAACAGGCAGTATCTACTGCCATACTAGGTCCCTGAAAATTAAACACATATGAAACACGGTTGGCAACCGACCAAAAGCTTTGCCCGGTGGGATAGTTTCCATTCATGACGCCTACGAACACGCCTATTTTTTTGTTTTCGGATAAATTGTAAGGCGTATACCCTGCATCTTCGATACTTTCATATGCCACTTCAAGGAAGAGTCTCTCCTGAGGATCCATCCTCTCAGCGTCAACAGGAGATATATGGAAGAATAGCGGATCGAACTTATCAATATCCTTTACAAATCCACCCCATTTGCTGTATATAAAACCTTTCCTTCCCCTCTTCGCATCGAAGTACTTCTTCCAATCCCAACGGGCTTCCGGGATTTCAGTAATACAATTCTTTCCTTCCTTTAAATTGTTCCAGAATTCATTTGCATTGTCTGCTCCTGCATAGCGCCCGGACAGGCCAATAACCGCAATATCCCTAGATATAGCAGACAATTCTGTTTCCTGCTCACGGTCTTGCAGGAAATGGAGTCTTTTCCCAAACGAAGCTTTATTTTTTACTGTCAAAGGGGCATCTTTTGAAGCGTAGCCTGCACTTTCTGCATTATTTTCACCTACCGCTTCCTCCAGGCCTACAAGTTCAGACAAAGAATCTTTTTGCGTTTTTATAAAGTGTTCAACCAGAGCATCAATAGTCTGATATTCAAACAGCAATGTACTGCTGATATCACTTAGTACTTCACGCAATGCATTGGTGAGCTGGATAACCAAAATCGAATCTATACCGTATTTCTCCAATTGCTCTGAAGAATCAACCTTGTGGTATGGAATTTTCAGTATACTGCTTACCAATTTTCTAAAGTATGCCCTGCTTTTTTCTCTTAGTAAATCCACACTGTTTGCTTCTATCTGCATTTCCGAAGGTTTTTTGTTCAAAGACATTCTTTTCTTGAATTCTGGGGCATTATTCTTACCCGCTTGATTTTCTGATACCTTGTTCTGTCGTCTTTGTCGGACAACCCCGTCACTTTCCGCAACAATGATTTGCTGCCCTGAGTCATGTGCTGTATGAGCAGGAAAGAAGACAGATCTGAAACCTTCACTTTCCAGAACCTCCTGCCAGGTCTCTGCAAACAGACCGGGACAACCCGGTATGCGCAGCTCCTGGTCATCATACAACCACCATCCTTCTAAGAGCCCAAAGGTTAAGTGGGCAAACAAAGAATTACTGCTTATCTCATTTATAAGAAATAAACCGTTATTCTTAAGGGTAGCTTTAGCATTCCGAAGTGTCTGCCTTATGTTTTTGGTTGCATGCAGTACATTAGTAGCAATCACTACGTCATATCCGCCGGCATCAATATCCTGTCCGGAGAGCGGCTTTTCCACATCAAAGATATGATAGGTCAAATACGGATTTTGGAGCCCGTACTCATTTTCTGCATGCAGTAAAAAAGCTTTGGATATATCCGTGTAGCAGTATTCCTTTATACTTTCCTTATAAAACTGAAGCTTTTGGAAAACAGCCGCACTGGTTCCTCCTGTACCTGCTCCGATTTCAAGGATGCGGAGCCGGGCAGCCGAATCCTGTTTTAGCCTCTCTTGTATATAGACAATCAGAGTATCCGCAAGAACTTCATTAAAATAATCGCAAACTGGATTGCCCTTATATATTCCTTCAACCAATACCATTGAGGAATCAGGAAAGATTACTTCCGTAGCCGGCTTTTCCCCTCTGAGGATTTCCGGCAACGCGCCCAGTGCTGTTTCTACAAGAGCTACGTGATATTTCAAGGAGGGATTGTCCACCCAATCGTCTTTTTTCAGTTCCCATTCCTTCCATACCGCATCCATATTCACCGCATCAGTATCAACCGTAATGTATGACTGTCCGTCATATTTAAGATAGTTTTTACGCAATAAAAACCCTACACTTTCTTTCAACCACCTGTCATACAAGCTGACAAACCCGATTTTCGCTTTATTGT
This region includes:
- a CDS encoding amino acid adenylation domain-containing protein, yielding MSDNNIFSERKSMLSPEKLAILEKLKHSKVKVNAAAIPKRKQEERIPLSFAQQRLWFLDQLVPNSPAYNVVMALHLSGNIREEIFEQSINEIVRRHEVLRTTFESDNGQPFQVISPELILKLPVIDMTVYPESEREAEFGQLAKEEAKYIFSLSQGPLLRVTLFNMGNQKYILLVNVHHIVIDGWSILSVFFKELVTHYIAFSKGEQSPLPELPIQYADFSIWQRQWLQGEVLESQLDYWREKLGGEKNAFELPLDHTRPPVQTFKGGNFKFRLPTSLTKSLKSLSEQQNATLYMVMLGALNILLHRYSGQEEVLVGSPIANRNRTEIENLIGFFANTLVYKTNLSGDPSFLELLGRVREVANGAYMHQDVPFELLVEDLQPERNMSQNPLFQVCFVLQNFQKFQIPTNEFDIAYEGGEEIRNDTSKFDLWIQLVEKDDMLDGEVEYNSDIFSESTIMRMLESYEILLAGIVSNPEQRISGLPILSEKEKEKLLFDWNDTAINYPQQNLCLHELVESQAAFTPDFPAVIFENTKLTYKELDQRANQLANYLRRMGVGPEVLVGISVERSIEMVIGLLGILKAGGAYVPLDPAYPRERLAFMMADAQVPLLLTQKHLYADLPEHGAKVVCLDSDWDIISKESRVGTASGAVSNNLAYVIYTSGSTGKPKGAMNTHRGIVNRLLWMQQQYQLDTSDRILQKTPFSFDVSVWEFFWPLATGACMVLAKPEGHKDPAYLARLIKSENITTVHFVPSMLQVFLEEKEIEGCNSLKRVICSGEALSLSLQEYFFERLHAELHNLYGPTEAAIDVTFWACSQKDGLRTVPIGRPVANTQIYLLDKYLNPVPVGVPGELHIGGVQLARGYYRRQELTDERFIPNLFSTEQGTRLYRTGDLARYMPDGNIEFLGRIDFQVKVRGFRIELPEIEAVLEQYPTVQKAVVLARDNEYIPGQKQLVAYVNPALHVQEEVEGLTGEELPYVQVSEWEKVFDEAYDTSEHQKDEGFNISSWNSSYTGLPLSMEEMREWVDSTVERILALKPRNVLEIGCGTGLLLSRIAPSCEQYWGTDISAAAVDYVTDHLLERRGDLSHVKLLRKNADDFSGLEGKKFDVVVMNSVVQYFPGIEYLSGVIRNAAELIAHTGYIFIGDIRSLPLLEAFHTDVELAKAQDSLTIKQLRHRTQKRMHQENELVIDPEFFLALQSETPQISHVEFQIKRGCHLNEMSIYRYDVILHIGKKVQHVMDFPWLDWQNEMLDLDRLRQTLVSSRTDILGITNVPNKRLGSINRCLKLLSDTRCPESVGELRQIINSCKDDTGVDPEELWDLCCELQYNASIAWANGCNDGRLQVILRRKQISGDNEDDMTIAIHPFSAPAGKQLECYANNPLLDRITRTLIPQLRSYLKEKLPDYMIPSAFMVLKEMPVDSNGKLDRKAFPAPLLEIPDMEEDYVEPVTQTEKILAEIWADVLGLERVGIKNNFFELGANSIQSIQVVARAKQKGIELTPQQIFQHQTIAGLAEIINMCLIEDDKQINPTDSNLTLHGKRLEIQLTEHDRARINGMLSEIQGIEDVYPLSAVQENMLFRRLNANDTGLYMVDTVYVIKGKEFNVSAFEKAWQNIVKKYPVLRTSFVWEGLDEPMQVVFRDVSIRMEQEDWTHIPLDIQKTHLEAYMNVFRKEDFKINGPVPQTRISLIKINEDEYYFIHAINLMVQDGWSYPVIMRNLLDFYEAYCEGRKIEVEPVSSYRNFIAWQRQQDLVKAERFWRENLDGVTVPTPLVQVINGHSTDEEAVMHAEWSVIPQELMEGLTVFTKQQHITMYTLVQAAWALQLARRSGKNDVVFGSVFSGRGTALAGIEDSVGQHFNILPVRVRIDLGAGLLPWLKELQGNGMEVISYEYTPIRKIYEWCGIARENLLFESYTVSEQIPQLSAAFKKFSQIGAGSIRALAQTDQPLRVEILPLDVGTCINMVYYKRCFDSKEISQMLKNMHILLKGFVDNPEQKLSEFMRLI